In a genomic window of Nitrospira sp. CR1.1:
- a CDS encoding methyltransferase domain-containing protein produces MKAAAAIQEPLRLSGEILDLLAWRIPDLVAYQHAFDEWWLAPLDDDFPLVRLNAVGIEMLTSMNGHITVGALVEKYGNKICGPDGQPGSWHLARWSIPNYSLCYFGIEPPGGHRHKAKWDLLLQQIRESWSGQQDFEGEEHLEDFHVHELKESDLEDGHFDLIETTVSHLFREPCEALGGATYGRLLMRQLRRLGWFKPKPKVIVEIGGGLGYVARELGQELLPFEKQGIQYISLDVTRPFLQLQTKRAKAGGWTGTGTHANGEWLPFKDNSVDLIIDNENMADMTPVKLSRKELTEGKGATAHHQEALDWIRRLRLPLEKDPPEEVIFNLGPMRFVAEVWRVLKPGGRAFLTEFGIEEGWPAAVKLPHHTEYEVQYGHLRQAVRWLGFQERYLSLPQFLQLKPDTKVLCTGAAYTIQRFCQGLGQHFSVRAYTEPELTKALGDVLPKLQGCHYHDIADPAWFGLIDFKVLLLEKPGGIPQATFTEQKSGLRWYSQR; encoded by the coding sequence ATGAAAGCTGCCGCAGCCATACAAGAACCGCTCAGGCTGAGCGGCGAAATCCTCGACCTGCTCGCCTGGCGGATTCCCGACCTGGTCGCGTACCAGCATGCCTTTGATGAATGGTGGTTGGCGCCGCTGGACGACGATTTTCCACTCGTTCGCCTCAACGCCGTCGGCATTGAAATGCTCACCTCCATGAACGGCCACATTACGGTCGGTGCGCTCGTGGAGAAGTACGGTAATAAGATCTGCGGCCCGGACGGCCAGCCTGGTTCGTGGCACCTGGCACGCTGGTCGATTCCCAACTATTCCCTCTGTTATTTTGGGATCGAACCGCCGGGGGGCCACCGGCACAAAGCCAAATGGGATCTCCTGCTCCAGCAGATACGAGAGAGCTGGTCCGGACAACAGGACTTCGAAGGCGAAGAACATCTCGAGGATTTCCATGTTCATGAGCTGAAAGAGAGCGATCTGGAAGATGGCCACTTCGATCTGATTGAAACCACTGTCTCGCACCTCTTCCGTGAGCCCTGTGAGGCGCTGGGTGGCGCCACCTATGGACGTCTCCTCATGCGCCAGCTGCGCCGGCTGGGTTGGTTCAAACCGAAGCCAAAAGTCATAGTTGAGATCGGCGGCGGACTGGGCTACGTCGCCCGGGAACTCGGACAGGAGCTCTTGCCGTTCGAAAAGCAGGGGATTCAGTATATTTCGCTGGATGTCACTCGCCCATTCCTCCAACTCCAGACCAAGCGCGCCAAGGCCGGTGGCTGGACCGGCACTGGCACCCATGCCAATGGCGAATGGCTGCCCTTTAAGGATAACTCCGTCGACCTCATCATCGACAATGAGAACATGGCGGACATGACCCCGGTGAAACTGAGCCGGAAGGAACTCACGGAAGGAAAGGGCGCGACCGCGCACCATCAGGAAGCGTTGGACTGGATCAGGCGGCTGCGGCTGCCGCTCGAAAAAGACCCGCCTGAGGAAGTCATCTTCAACCTGGGACCGATGCGATTCGTCGCGGAGGTGTGGCGAGTCCTCAAACCTGGAGGCCGTGCATTTTTGACGGAATTCGGCATTGAGGAAGGCTGGCCTGCCGCGGTGAAACTTCCCCATCACACCGAATACGAAGTGCAGTACGGCCATTTGCGGCAGGCTGTGCGATGGCTGGGCTTTCAGGAGCGCTATCTGTCACTTCCACAATTTCTGCAGCTCAAACCGGACACGAAAGTCCTCTGTACCGGCGCGGCCTATACGATTCAGCGCTTTTGTCAGGGACTCGGGCAACATTTCTCCGTGAGGGCATACACCGAACCTGAGCTCACCAAAGCGCTAGGCGACGTCCTTCCGAAGCTCCAAGGTTGCCACTACCACGACATCGCCGATCCGGCCTGGTTCGGTCTAATCGACTTCAAGGTCCTGCTCCTGGAAAAGCCAGGCGGCATCCCCCAAGCAACATTCACCGAGCAAAAGAGCGGCCTGCGGTGGTATTCCCAGCGGTAA
- a CDS encoding segregation/condensation protein A: MDQPELPYQVKIENFEGPLDLLLHLIKKNEINIYDIPIALIAQQYLDYLSVMKELNLAVAGEFLVMAATLLHIKSRMLLPADEVAVDEEEGPDPREELVRRLLEYKQFKEAASQLDYKERLWRDTFGREPGPPVEVAKDESLLDEISLFDLVDALQGVLSRHPGTRLVEIIPDNLTVRTRMSAILEALEVHESMAFTALFEESSHRLVVIVTFLALLELIRIRVVRVFQSETFGAILVSRAFTAVAEGDLVEESEWKSL; the protein is encoded by the coding sequence ATGGACCAACCTGAATTGCCCTACCAAGTCAAGATCGAAAATTTTGAAGGGCCGCTCGATCTCCTGTTGCATCTCATCAAGAAAAACGAAATCAACATCTACGATATTCCAATTGCGCTGATCGCTCAGCAATATTTGGACTATCTGTCGGTGATGAAAGAATTAAACCTCGCGGTGGCCGGCGAATTTTTAGTGATGGCGGCGACGCTGCTGCACATAAAGTCGCGCATGTTATTGCCGGCGGACGAGGTGGCGGTGGATGAGGAAGAGGGACCCGATCCCCGCGAAGAACTTGTGCGGCGATTGCTTGAATACAAGCAGTTCAAGGAGGCCGCTTCCCAGCTGGATTATAAAGAACGACTGTGGCGTGATACGTTTGGCCGTGAGCCCGGTCCACCGGTCGAAGTCGCCAAAGATGAGAGTCTTCTGGACGAGATTTCTCTTTTTGATCTGGTCGACGCATTGCAGGGCGTGCTCTCACGCCATCCCGGAACACGGCTGGTCGAAATCATCCCTGACAACCTGACGGTTCGTACGCGCATGAGTGCGATTCTCGAGGCGCTGGAGGTCCATGAGTCCATGGCGTTCACGGCGCTGTTCGAGGAGTCGAGTCATCGGCTGGTCGTGATTGTGACCTTTCTGGCGTTACTCGAACTGATCCGCATCAGGGTCGTGCGGGTGTTTCAAAGCGAAACCTTCGGGGCAATTCTTGTCTCCCGTGCCTTTACGGCGGTGGCAGAAGGCGATCTAGTGGAGGAGTCTGAATGGAAGAGCCTATGA
- the scpB gene encoding SMC-Scp complex subunit ScpB has protein sequence MEEPMSLSAEDAVEQSAEPGESEAVVSEGPMTVPEVEAQVGESAVTEMAAAAPSSDPALSDLRALKGILEALLFVTAEPIPVTRFLALLGAVTKQEVDQALASLSHDYEQEGRGLQLAEVAGGYRIVTKAEFAPWLKRLEKVKAPSKLSRSALESLAIIAYKQPIVRGEVEQIRGVETSGVIRTLLERKLVRIVGRKEEPGRPIMYGTTKVFLEHFGLRDLSQLPPLREFKELGESEQAMLPIDESEPVGQDALSPTAEFAAEANGEESNGSAEHLEMNGAGKILSETNSIELNPDNELMTAEVAEES, from the coding sequence ATGGAAGAGCCTATGAGTCTCAGCGCGGAGGACGCAGTCGAACAGTCTGCCGAGCCCGGTGAGAGCGAGGCGGTCGTTTCGGAAGGGCCGATGACTGTACCCGAGGTAGAGGCTCAGGTCGGGGAATCTGCCGTCACCGAGATGGCTGCGGCGGCGCCCTCCTCTGATCCTGCCCTTTCCGACCTGCGAGCCTTGAAGGGGATTCTAGAGGCATTGCTGTTTGTAACGGCCGAGCCGATTCCTGTCACCCGGTTTTTGGCGTTACTCGGCGCCGTGACGAAGCAGGAGGTGGATCAGGCGCTGGCCAGTCTCAGTCATGATTACGAGCAGGAGGGGCGGGGCCTGCAATTGGCGGAGGTGGCCGGAGGCTACCGCATCGTGACCAAGGCCGAATTTGCTCCCTGGCTCAAGCGGCTGGAGAAGGTGAAAGCTCCCTCGAAATTGTCGCGCTCCGCGCTTGAATCCCTGGCGATTATTGCCTACAAACAGCCGATCGTCCGCGGGGAAGTTGAACAGATTCGAGGGGTTGAAACATCGGGGGTGATCCGGACGCTTTTGGAGCGGAAACTCGTGCGGATCGTCGGGAGGAAAGAGGAGCCCGGACGGCCGATCATGTATGGAACAACCAAGGTGTTTCTCGAACATTTTGGTCTTCGCGACTTGTCGCAGCTGCCGCCGCTCCGTGAGTTTAAAGAGTTGGGCGAATCCGAGCAGGCGATGCTCCCTATCGACGAGTCTGAGCCTGTGGGGCAGGACGCCTTGTCACCAACTGCTGAGTTTGCCGCTGAGGCCAATGGTGAGGAATCGAACGGGTCGGCGGAACATCTAGAGATGAACGGTGCCGGCAAAATACTGTCCGAGACGAACTCGATTGAATTAAATCCCGATAACGAGCTGATGACGGCTGAGGTGGCAGAGGAATCCTGA
- a CDS encoding 6-bladed beta-propeller: protein MIKAWLLDEMFRFDRRYLTAEGSQSEWGAGDSVAEEEDLPPAPTGVAAKAGNGRVMITWDAVPDAMYYNLYFMTTKGVQIKFSELTRPIASAEDFKTVIGVTKEKGTCIEGAQSPFMHDDLANGTCYHYVVTVVTQKGESPESQEVMAIPAPYLIAKIIGQEGVDEGEFSSPTGIAVDKDGNLYIADTDNHSIQKFDKDGKFLGRWGGEAGSAEGNYYYPRGLTTNNDGQVYVADTGNNRVQRLDTDGNPMKSWGKFGFAWRGADMNKFDAPWGVTTDQEGNIYVTDTNNARIQKFKGDGTPLLKWGRDGSFDGAFFFPRGVAVDFVGNTYVADEGNNRIQKFDTRGSFLTKWGREGSGPGQFKAPWGVTCDALGNVYVVDQGNHRIQKFDGNGTFLCAWGNRGKTEGQLNFPSGVAVDKEGAVYVVDSGNHRVIKYVPTDEELNRGKEERERAQAVSEYPAPGNLAIKPGDTETFLSWMDVPKATSYNLYFHTSPHVTLEGGTKIEGVTSPYNHTGLTNDQGYFYALTAVYENGTESALSEEVSATPVLIDITAPQTPYAVINHGAFMTNSPEIVVTISATDLDTGVAAYYVSENPMTPMAGTPGWVEVPPAIKFGATIPFILSPGDGQKTVIVWFKDLGNNISTPASATILVNTSGYLCVSKWGKPGRGASLLHGGEFMAPMYGLAIDQQGSIFVVDNGNNRIQKFDRNGNFIILWGNFGAANANFHNPTGIACDAKGDVFVVDTNNHRVQKFDGKLGGYIMKFGSRGNGEGQFNAPWGIAIDRVRGYIYVVDSANFRVQKFDMTGEFIMSWGSFGNGDGQFYFPRGIAVDQADGTVYVVDMGNHRVQKFDTSTNVLPQLLTKWGGSSEAGHASSPLAQEAGQLRSPWGIAVDGQGDVYVTDTGNHRLEKFDREGNFISQWGGFGGGDGQFNFPYGIVVDSRGSVFAVDSGNTRVQQFMPAEEGSERLQEEADAAAELGQIDKTTRV from the coding sequence ATGATCAAGGCTTGGCTACTCGACGAAATGTTTCGGTTTGACCGTCGGTATCTCACTGCGGAAGGAAGTCAAAGCGAGTGGGGCGCCGGGGACTCCGTTGCAGAAGAGGAAGATCTGCCTCCTGCCCCGACGGGAGTGGCCGCCAAAGCCGGTAATGGCCGGGTAATGATTACCTGGGATGCCGTCCCGGACGCCATGTATTACAACTTGTACTTCATGACGACGAAGGGCGTGCAGATCAAGTTTTCAGAGCTCACCCGTCCCATCGCCAGCGCCGAGGATTTTAAGACCGTCATCGGCGTGACGAAGGAAAAAGGGACCTGTATTGAAGGGGCTCAGTCGCCGTTCATGCATGACGATCTGGCGAACGGAACGTGTTACCACTATGTGGTGACAGTGGTGACGCAGAAAGGCGAAAGCCCTGAGTCTCAGGAAGTCATGGCGATTCCGGCTCCCTACCTGATTGCGAAAATAATCGGCCAGGAAGGTGTGGACGAGGGGGAGTTCAGCTCTCCGACAGGCATCGCGGTGGACAAGGACGGCAATTTGTACATCGCCGATACAGACAATCATTCCATTCAAAAATTCGACAAAGACGGCAAGTTCCTGGGACGTTGGGGTGGAGAGGCTGGCAGCGCGGAAGGTAATTATTATTATCCCCGCGGCCTCACTACCAACAACGACGGGCAGGTCTATGTCGCCGATACCGGCAACAACCGCGTTCAGCGGCTCGATACCGACGGCAATCCCATGAAGTCCTGGGGAAAGTTCGGATTCGCCTGGCGCGGGGCCGATATGAATAAGTTCGATGCGCCCTGGGGTGTCACAACCGACCAGGAGGGCAATATCTACGTCACCGACACCAACAATGCCCGCATTCAAAAGTTTAAAGGCGACGGCACACCGTTATTGAAATGGGGACGGGACGGAAGCTTCGACGGCGCGTTTTTCTTTCCCCGTGGAGTGGCGGTGGACTTCGTTGGAAATACGTATGTGGCCGATGAGGGGAACAACCGCATTCAGAAGTTTGATACCCGCGGCAGCTTTTTGACCAAGTGGGGACGGGAGGGCAGCGGGCCGGGCCAGTTCAAGGCGCCCTGGGGCGTCACCTGCGATGCCTTGGGCAATGTGTATGTCGTGGATCAGGGCAATCACCGCATTCAGAAGTTCGATGGGAACGGCACATTCCTCTGTGCCTGGGGAAATCGCGGAAAAACCGAGGGGCAGTTGAATTTTCCGTCGGGTGTCGCGGTCGACAAAGAAGGCGCGGTCTATGTCGTCGATAGCGGCAATCACCGTGTGATCAAGTACGTGCCGACGGACGAAGAGTTGAATCGCGGCAAAGAAGAGCGCGAGCGGGCTCAGGCTGTCAGCGAATATCCTGCTCCCGGCAATCTGGCGATCAAGCCTGGCGATACGGAAACGTTCCTGAGCTGGATGGATGTACCGAAGGCCACCTCCTACAATCTCTACTTTCACACATCGCCACACGTCACCCTGGAGGGCGGGACGAAGATCGAGGGAGTAACCAGTCCCTATAATCATACCGGATTGACCAATGACCAAGGGTACTTCTATGCGCTGACGGCGGTCTACGAAAACGGCACGGAGAGCGCGTTGTCGGAGGAGGTCTCGGCGACGCCGGTGCTGATCGACATTACGGCTCCGCAAACGCCCTATGCCGTCATCAATCATGGCGCATTCATGACGAACTCGCCGGAAATTGTTGTGACGATTTCCGCGACCGACCTCGATACGGGAGTTGCCGCGTACTATGTTTCCGAAAACCCGATGACGCCGATGGCGGGAACGCCCGGTTGGGTCGAGGTTCCACCGGCCATCAAGTTCGGTGCGACGATTCCCTTCATTCTTTCTCCGGGCGACGGGCAGAAAACTGTCATCGTCTGGTTCAAAGATCTCGGGAACAACATTTCGACCCCGGCGAGCGCCACCATCCTGGTCAACACGTCCGGCTACCTCTGCGTTTCCAAATGGGGCAAGCCGGGCCGCGGCGCCTCGTTGTTGCACGGCGGCGAGTTCATGGCCCCGATGTACGGTCTGGCTATCGATCAACAAGGGTCCATCTTTGTCGTCGACAACGGAAACAACCGCATTCAGAAGTTCGACCGCAATGGAAATTTCATCATTCTCTGGGGAAATTTCGGCGCAGCCAACGCGAACTTCCACAATCCGACCGGTATTGCCTGCGATGCCAAGGGTGATGTGTTTGTGGTCGATACGAACAATCACCGCGTGCAGAAATTCGACGGCAAATTGGGCGGCTACATCATGAAGTTCGGTTCGCGGGGGAACGGCGAAGGTCAGTTTAATGCGCCGTGGGGCATCGCCATCGATCGGGTGCGGGGGTATATCTATGTCGTCGATAGTGCGAACTTCAGGGTGCAGAAATTCGACATGACCGGTGAATTCATCATGTCGTGGGGGAGTTTCGGCAATGGCGACGGACAATTCTATTTCCCGCGCGGAATCGCCGTAGACCAGGCCGACGGTACTGTCTATGTCGTTGATATGGGCAACCATCGCGTGCAGAAATTCGACACCAGCACGAACGTCTTGCCTCAGCTGCTGACCAAATGGGGCGGGAGTTCCGAGGCCGGCCATGCCAGCAGCCCGTTGGCGCAGGAAGCGGGACAACTTCGCTCTCCCTGGGGAATCGCCGTCGATGGCCAGGGTGACGTGTATGTCACGGACACCGGCAACCATCGTCTCGAAAAGTTCGATCGTGAGGGCAACTTTATTTCTCAGTGGGGCGGCTTCGGTGGCGGTGACGGTCAATTCAATTTCCCCTACGGCATTGTGGTTGATTCACGGGGCAGTGTGTTTGCGGTCGACAGCGGCAACACCCGGGTGCAGCAGTTTATGCCGGCCGAAGAAGGCAGCGAGCGGTTGCAGGAAGAAGCGGATGCCGCAGCCGAGCTGGGGCAGATCGATAAAACCACGAGAGTCTAA
- the guaB gene encoding IMP dehydrogenase, whose amino-acid sequence MLEKEIRLGLTYDDVVLVPAKSQVLPTEVDTRTRLSRNIHLNIPIVSAAMDTVTEARLAIAMAQEGGIGIVHRVLSPADQAAEIDRVKKSESGMILDPITISPDQTIRDAHDLMAKYRISGIPVTKGSKLVGILTNRDLRFETRMDLKVSQVMKRDKLITAPEGTSLEKAREILHEHRIEKLPVVNKQFELKGLITIKDIEKRIKYPNACKDAHGRLRVGAALGVGPDTRDRVDLLVKAGVDVVVVDTAHGHSQAVLDTVKMVRKAHPNLDIIAGNIATAQAAKDLVKAGVDAVKVGVGPGSICTTRMVSGAGMPQLTAIADCARVLAGSGIPVIADGGIKYSGDITKALAAGASVVMLGSLLAGTEEAPGETVLFQARTYKVYRGMGSIGAMERGGGDRYGQGGRPTPKLVPEGIEGRVPYKGLLAPHIYQMVGGVKSGMGYCGCKTIPDLQQKATFIRQTLAGLREGHVHDVIITKEAPNYRTDWE is encoded by the coding sequence ATGTTAGAGAAGGAGATTCGGCTCGGGCTGACCTATGACGACGTCGTCCTGGTTCCGGCTAAATCACAGGTTCTCCCGACTGAAGTCGATACCCGCACTCGCCTCTCCCGAAACATCCATCTGAATATTCCCATCGTGAGCGCCGCCATGGACACCGTGACTGAAGCGCGGCTAGCCATTGCGATGGCTCAGGAGGGCGGCATCGGCATTGTGCATCGTGTGTTGTCGCCAGCCGACCAGGCGGCTGAGATTGACCGGGTCAAGAAATCAGAAAGCGGAATGATTCTTGATCCCATCACCATCTCGCCTGATCAAACCATCCGCGATGCACACGACTTGATGGCCAAGTACCGGATCTCTGGCATTCCTGTCACCAAGGGCAGCAAGTTGGTTGGCATCCTGACAAATCGCGATCTGCGGTTTGAGACGAGAATGGACCTGAAGGTCTCGCAGGTGATGAAGCGTGACAAGCTCATCACCGCACCCGAAGGGACCAGCCTGGAAAAAGCCCGCGAGATCCTACACGAGCACCGGATTGAGAAATTGCCGGTGGTGAATAAACAATTCGAGCTCAAGGGCCTGATCACGATCAAGGATATTGAAAAGCGGATTAAGTACCCCAACGCCTGCAAGGACGCCCACGGGCGTTTGCGAGTCGGTGCGGCGCTGGGCGTGGGCCCTGACACGAGAGACCGAGTGGACCTGCTTGTAAAGGCCGGAGTGGATGTTGTCGTGGTCGATACCGCGCACGGGCATTCGCAGGCGGTGCTTGATACGGTCAAAATGGTCCGGAAAGCCCACCCCAACCTGGATATCATTGCTGGCAACATTGCGACCGCACAGGCAGCCAAGGATCTGGTGAAGGCGGGTGTCGATGCCGTGAAAGTCGGCGTCGGGCCAGGCTCGATTTGCACCACGCGAATGGTCTCGGGTGCCGGCATGCCGCAATTGACGGCCATTGCCGACTGCGCGAGGGTATTGGCCGGATCAGGAATTCCCGTGATCGCCGACGGCGGTATCAAATATTCGGGCGATATCACGAAAGCCTTGGCGGCGGGCGCCTCGGTCGTCATGCTCGGAAGTTTATTGGCCGGTACGGAAGAAGCTCCCGGCGAAACGGTGTTGTTCCAGGCGCGAACGTACAAGGTGTATCGTGGAATGGGATCTATCGGCGCCATGGAGCGCGGTGGCGGCGATCGATATGGGCAAGGCGGGCGCCCGACACCCAAACTGGTTCCCGAGGGAATCGAGGGCCGCGTCCCATACAAAGGCCTCTTGGCGCCGCACATTTACCAGATGGTAGGGGGAGTGAAGTCCGGCATGGGCTATTGCGGCTGCAAGACCATTCCGGACCTGCAGCAGAAAGCCACGTTCATTCGCCAGACGTTAGCGGGGCTCCGCGAAGGCCATGTCCACGACGTCATCATCACCAAAGAAGCTCCCAACTATCGTACCGATTGGGAATAA
- the guaA gene encoding glutamine-hydrolyzing GMP synthase, which yields MELWHDRILVLDFGSQYTQLIARRIREAQVYSQILPCTVPLATVLAYRPKGIVLSGGPSSVYDKKAPKVPKQLFEQGIPILGICYGMQLVTHLQGGEVEKAPHREFGRAELQLDDRSDLFKGIGRGGSTVVWMSHGDRIERMPPGFRSIAHTDNSPIAAMKRHDAKQRIYCLQFHPEVAHTAEGATILKNFVYDICGCKPTWTMRSYVETAVEQIRQQVGTERVICALSGGVDSSVAAALTHRAVGDQLTCIFVDNGVLRAGEREQVEKTFASQLHLNMRILDRTSQFMTALKNVTDPERKRKIIGRLFIKNFEVESKKLKGIRYLVQGTLYPDVIESVSFKGPSATIKTHHNVGGLPTRMKLKLVEPLRELFKDEVRVLGQELGLPDEIIWRQPFPGPGLAIRVLGAVTKERLAILRGAETIVDQEIRAAGLYREIWQAFAVLLPIRTVGVMGDQRTYEHVIAIRAVTSLDGMTADWAKIPNEVLGRMSSRIINEVKGVNRVVYDISSKPPSTIEWE from the coding sequence ATGGAACTTTGGCACGATAGAATCCTCGTCCTCGATTTCGGGTCTCAGTACACGCAACTGATTGCACGACGTATTCGGGAAGCGCAGGTCTACTCGCAGATCCTGCCGTGCACGGTGCCTCTCGCTACAGTGTTGGCGTATCGGCCGAAAGGCATCGTGCTCTCCGGCGGGCCGTCGAGTGTCTACGACAAGAAGGCGCCCAAGGTGCCCAAGCAGCTCTTTGAGCAGGGCATCCCCATTCTCGGGATCTGCTATGGCATGCAGTTGGTGACGCATTTGCAGGGCGGTGAAGTAGAAAAGGCTCCGCATCGTGAATTTGGTCGGGCCGAACTGCAACTGGACGATCGATCGGACCTGTTCAAGGGGATTGGACGTGGCGGATCCACCGTTGTGTGGATGTCGCACGGGGATCGCATTGAGCGCATGCCGCCCGGGTTCCGCTCCATCGCCCATACGGACAATTCTCCTATAGCGGCGATGAAGCGGCATGATGCCAAACAGCGGATTTATTGCCTGCAGTTCCATCCCGAGGTAGCCCATACCGCCGAAGGTGCCACGATTCTCAAGAACTTCGTCTACGACATTTGCGGCTGCAAACCGACGTGGACGATGCGTTCCTATGTCGAAACAGCCGTGGAGCAAATCCGCCAACAGGTCGGAACGGAGCGCGTGATCTGTGCCTTGAGCGGCGGGGTGGATTCGTCGGTAGCGGCGGCCCTGACGCATCGGGCGGTCGGCGATCAACTGACCTGTATCTTCGTCGATAACGGGGTGTTGCGCGCCGGTGAACGGGAGCAGGTGGAGAAGACCTTCGCGTCGCAACTCCATCTGAACATGCGGATTCTCGATCGTACGAGTCAGTTCATGACGGCTCTGAAAAACGTGACTGATCCGGAACGAAAGCGAAAAATTATCGGCCGCCTGTTCATTAAGAACTTTGAAGTCGAATCCAAGAAGCTTAAGGGGATTAGGTATCTCGTGCAGGGTACGCTCTATCCCGATGTGATCGAAAGCGTCAGCTTTAAAGGCCCCTCGGCGACGATCAAGACACACCATAACGTCGGTGGGCTGCCGACCAGAATGAAGCTGAAGCTGGTTGAACCCCTTCGCGAATTGTTCAAGGACGAAGTGCGCGTCTTGGGTCAGGAGCTGGGTTTGCCGGATGAGATTATTTGGCGGCAGCCGTTTCCCGGTCCCGGTTTGGCAATCCGGGTGCTCGGCGCGGTAACCAAGGAGCGGTTGGCTATCTTGCGCGGGGCCGAAACGATCGTCGATCAGGAAATTCGCGCCGCCGGACTCTACCGGGAAATTTGGCAGGCGTTTGCGGTCTTGTTGCCTATCCGGACCGTCGGCGTGATGGGCGATCAGCGGACCTACGAGCATGTGATTGCGATTCGCGCCGTGACCAGTCTCGACGGCATGACGGCCGACTGGGCCAAGATTCCGAATGAGGTGTTGGGCAGAATGTCGAGTCGAATCATCAATGAAGTGAAGGGCGTCAACCGGGTTGTCTATGACATCAGCTCTAAACCTCCGAGTACGATTGAGTGGGAATAA
- a CDS encoding pseudouridine synthase — protein sequence MTVRLQKLIAGTGIASRRKAEELIVSGRVTVNGNVVTELGTKVDPNRDHVKVDGKHLRAVQPYVYLILNKPKNVMSTLDDPEGRPTVKDYLRGVTVRVFPVGRLDFDSEGLMLLTNHGDLAQALLHPRYHVPKTYLIKVKGVLDDAKIEALERGVKLEDGFTAPAKVQKVSRAESNSWLEVTIHEGRKHQVKRMIEAVGHSVIKLTRVRMGPLLLGDLASGEYRFLTDREANRLRELVEDRVARAEHPQLDASGKPVRWTPPTEPAPPRAPKPERSGRGPKSQRQESGPRSSRSREDAKSGRPNRGGLKRPLSPGAKFRRPAKTQGFQRSQPGVMPQGDDRSSTTRPAASVRKPRQSPSGTAFKRGTFNRKPQGSGPGTSAGRSGSGQKFQQDRRSGSSSSRPGQRGPARQSRYSTRRRA from the coding sequence ATGACTGTTCGTCTTCAAAAGCTGATTGCGGGTACGGGGATTGCGTCGCGTCGCAAAGCCGAGGAATTGATTGTGTCCGGACGGGTGACCGTGAACGGCAATGTGGTCACGGAGCTTGGCACCAAAGTCGATCCAAACCGAGACCACGTCAAGGTCGACGGCAAACATTTGCGGGCTGTACAGCCCTATGTCTATCTAATCCTGAACAAGCCTAAGAACGTCATGTCCACGCTTGATGATCCCGAAGGTCGTCCGACCGTGAAAGATTATTTGCGTGGAGTGACCGTCCGCGTGTTCCCGGTCGGCCGATTGGATTTCGATAGCGAAGGACTCATGTTGCTCACGAATCATGGTGATTTGGCCCAGGCGCTGCTTCATCCTCGCTACCATGTGCCCAAGACCTATCTGATTAAAGTGAAGGGCGTGCTCGACGACGCCAAAATCGAAGCGCTCGAACGGGGCGTCAAACTCGAAGATGGCTTTACTGCCCCGGCGAAGGTCCAGAAGGTCAGCAGGGCCGAAAGCAACTCCTGGCTTGAAGTCACGATCCATGAAGGCCGAAAACACCAGGTCAAGCGGATGATCGAGGCCGTCGGCCATTCGGTCATCAAGCTGACGCGTGTCCGTATGGGGCCGTTGCTACTGGGCGACTTGGCGTCAGGGGAATATCGATTTTTAACCGACCGTGAGGCGAACCGGTTACGGGAACTCGTCGAGGATCGGGTGGCCAGGGCCGAACATCCGCAGTTGGATGCCTCAGGAAAACCGGTGCGTTGGACGCCGCCGACGGAGCCGGCGCCGCCGCGGGCGCCCAAGCCTGAACGTTCAGGGCGAGGCCCGAAATCTCAGCGCCAGGAATCCGGACCTCGGTCATCGCGGTCGCGGGAGGATGCGAAATCCGGACGTCCTAATCGTGGCGGCTTGAAACGGCCTCTCAGCCCTGGCGCGAAGTTCCGACGTCCGGCGAAGACACAAGGATTTCAACGTTCTCAGCCAGGCGTCATGCCTCAAGGAGACGATCGAAGCTCCACGACGCGTCCTGCCGCTTCCGTCCGGAAGCCTCGCCAGTCTCCATCGGGGACAGCATTTAAGCGGGGTACATTCAATCGAAAGCCTCAAGGCTCCGGACCAGGCACGTCAGCGGGCCGGTCTGGATCAGGACAGAAGTTTCAACAGGACCGGCGTAGCGGATCGTCGTCGTCACGCCCGGGTCAGCGGGGCCCTGCGAGGCAGTCGCGGTACTCAACGCGGAGAAGAGCATGA